In one Paenibacillus sp. JQZ6Y-1 genomic region, the following are encoded:
- a CDS encoding NAD(P)/FAD-dependent oxidoreductase: MIDSNTRYDCIIVGGGIAGLQAAIQLGRYSAHRVLVIDAGKGRSTFCQNYGNILGFPNGISGDELRKLGRSQAEPLGVEFHADRIIEAKKEEDHFLLKGAEGESYRARTLLLATGLIDRFPRLPGLMQTLGHSVYVCPDCDGYEIEGRRTLVLGAGEAGAQMALILSARTDQLVYVNHESKPFKPETMERLRELGIEYIESAIQQVHHGEGGILESVELEDGKLLEAERGFIAFGGNHVNSELAEQLGVETLHNHHIEPHPRSKMTNIDNVWVAGDLAAHSEQANIAMGEGAQAAIWINKTLHKMNQEHPQQANRQQHTIHS; encoded by the coding sequence ATGATTGATAGTAATACAAGATATGATTGCATTATTGTAGGAGGAGGTATTGCCGGTTTGCAGGCAGCGATACAGCTGGGACGTTATTCGGCTCATCGCGTTCTGGTGATTGATGCAGGCAAAGGGCGCTCTACCTTTTGTCAGAATTACGGCAATATACTGGGATTTCCCAATGGAATCTCTGGCGATGAATTACGCAAACTTGGACGTAGTCAGGCGGAGCCGCTTGGCGTTGAGTTCCATGCCGACCGTATAATCGAGGCGAAGAAGGAAGAGGATCACTTTCTACTCAAAGGCGCAGAAGGAGAAAGCTACCGTGCACGCACACTATTGCTAGCAACGGGATTGATTGATCGTTTTCCACGTCTGCCGGGTTTGATGCAAACGTTAGGTCATAGTGTGTATGTATGCCCCGATTGCGATGGTTATGAGATTGAAGGGCGGCGTACCTTGGTACTGGGGGCAGGCGAGGCAGGTGCGCAGATGGCATTGATCTTATCTGCTCGTACGGATCAACTGGTCTATGTCAATCATGAGAGTAAGCCATTCAAGCCAGAAACGATGGAGCGTCTGCGTGAATTGGGAATCGAATATATCGAATCGGCTATTCAACAGGTGCATCATGGAGAAGGCGGAATATTGGAAAGTGTAGAATTGGAGGATGGCAAGCTGCTGGAAGCAGAGCGCGGGTTTATCGCTTTTGGTGGCAATCATGTCAATTCAGAGCTGGCGGAGCAGCTGGGAGTCGAGACGCTGCACAATCACCATATTGAGCCACATCCACGCTCCAAAATGACCAATATCGACAATGTATGGGTGGCTGGTGACTTGGCGGCGCATTCCGAACAAGCGAATATCGCTATGGGCGAAGGCGCGCAGGCAGCAATTTGGATCAATAAAACCTTGCATAAAATGAATCAAGAGCATCCTCAACAAGCGAATCGACAGCAGCATACGATTCACTCTTAA
- a CDS encoding sensor domain-containing diguanylate cyclase yields the protein MSLYPKKGFKLVTIVSFIIVVSIVLTMIISIHSAYNVSKQSLVNNYLSGNYDRAMDLSATTGDLLERIQKSISSMADMWKRDGRIDQARLDDLYMTNSEYFNSLTVVRNDFTLTGVAPTNLNLKIGQKLDSDASRAIVKARENMVTDPFVGQTGNLLVLVTSPLFDKNNNYYGYIAGTIYLHQSNMMQLILQQDYDSDGSYVFAVDSKGNVIFHPDSAMIGKNVASNEAVWKVIAGLNGSVTYTDMNGAEYYAGYAYNMKSGWGIVSQTPANVIQDPLNNLLQSSTLQSLPLLLITLAAGWVLTYLVVRPLNRLADYSDKMLSEWNSGELPPVRSATYEIKLLYNSLRLTTRQLQKYINKLRNETALDGLTGLANRRNFDATLEAWCLDTEPFALIMVDIDHFKQVNDTYGHLVGDRVIQFLASTMRNVSREGDLCFRYGGEELGILLRGCNITRAYIVAERLRQLVSSTPGPSGQLITVSLGIVVFPEQGDSPTDLIAKADESLYTSKREGRNRTTVFSKEMMLDPHPSHNKH from the coding sequence TTGAGTTTATATCCTAAAAAGGGGTTTAAGCTTGTTACTATCGTCAGTTTTATTATTGTCGTATCCATTGTACTCACAATGATCATTTCCATTCATTCCGCTTACAATGTTAGTAAACAATCCCTGGTCAATAATTATTTGAGCGGCAATTATGATCGTGCTATGGATCTGTCCGCTACAACCGGCGATTTGCTGGAACGCATTCAGAAAAGTATTAGTTCCATGGCGGATATGTGGAAGCGTGACGGTCGTATCGATCAGGCGCGGCTGGATGATTTGTATATGACCAACAGTGAATACTTCAATTCCTTGACCGTGGTACGCAATGACTTTACCTTAACGGGGGTTGCACCAACCAATCTCAATTTGAAAATTGGACAAAAGCTGGACAGCGATGCAAGTCGTGCCATTGTGAAAGCACGCGAAAATATGGTTACCGATCCCTTTGTCGGACAGACGGGTAATTTGCTTGTGCTAGTGACCAGTCCATTATTTGATAAAAACAACAACTATTATGGATATATTGCCGGAACGATCTATTTGCACCAGTCGAATATGATGCAGCTCATACTGCAGCAGGATTATGACAGTGACGGCTCTTATGTATTTGCAGTCGATTCCAAAGGGAATGTTATTTTTCATCCAGATTCTGCGATGATTGGCAAAAATGTCGCTTCTAATGAAGCGGTTTGGAAGGTCATTGCTGGTCTCAACGGTTCCGTAACGTATACGGATATGAACGGGGCAGAGTATTATGCCGGTTATGCGTACAATATGAAGTCTGGCTGGGGCATTGTATCGCAGACACCGGCGAACGTGATCCAAGATCCGCTGAATAATCTATTGCAGAGCAGTACGCTACAATCGTTACCGCTACTGCTGATCACGTTGGCGGCTGGCTGGGTGCTGACTTATTTGGTGGTTCGTCCACTGAACAGGTTGGCGGATTATTCTGACAAGATGCTCTCCGAATGGAACTCTGGTGAGCTGCCACCGGTTCGTTCAGCTACGTATGAGATCAAGTTGCTGTATAATAGTCTGCGTTTAACGACTCGGCAGCTGCAAAAGTACATCAACAAGCTACGGAATGAAACGGCACTAGATGGCTTAACAGGGCTTGCGAATCGGCGTAACTTTGATGCAACGCTAGAAGCATGGTGTCTGGATACAGAGCCGTTTGCATTGATTATGGTTGATATTGATCATTTCAAACAGGTGAATGATACGTACGGGCATCTGGTCGGTGACCGCGTGATTCAATTTTTAGCGTCAACGATGCGGAATGTATCGCGTGAGGGTGATCTCTGCTTCCGATATGGTGGTGAGGAGCTTGGCATTCTGCTGCGTGGCTGTAACATAACGCGTGCTTATATTGTGGCAGAGCGTTTGCGTCAGCTGGTTAGCAGTACGCCGGGACCTTCGGGACAATTGATTACCGTCTCGCTCGGTATTGTGGTATTTCCAGAACAGGGCGACTCTCCGACAGATCTCATTGCCAAAGCAGATGAGTCGTTATACACATCCAAACGCGAGGGTAGAAACCGGACAACCGTCTTTTCCAAAGAGATGATGTTGGACCCTCATCCTTCACACAACAAGCATTAA
- a CDS encoding HAMP domain-containing sensor histidine kinase, with amino-acid sequence MIPRRLDTLGWRMTFYSLVAIGCAAAIVFAGYVGARMLLWFHPPLPEPALYINVIRWCVNNIGFGPVMILCFIPFYMLFLHRFSRPLLQQMRQLSNGMSMVADGNTAHRLPVSSNDELGRLSSQLNHMLDQLQHAMNEERTALQSQNHLITSVSHDLRTPLTSIIGFLGYVESDRYRDEIELRHYVHIAYEKSRTMQKLLEDLLDYTRITYHAQPLQCTNLNVVQLLEQLTEECVPMLEEAGMEYHLTSSSPVLMVSGNGEELVRLFENVISNAVRYGSSGHWLDIQLEQRQGQIMIRFTNYGQPIPPEALPYLFDRFYRADAARSGYSNGSGLGLAIVKSIVERHHGSVSVQSHAAETYFDIALPVASS; translated from the coding sequence ATGATTCCTCGACGTCTCGATACACTAGGCTGGCGCATGACGTTCTATAGTCTCGTTGCCATCGGCTGTGCAGCCGCTATCGTATTCGCCGGATATGTAGGCGCGCGTATGCTGCTTTGGTTTCATCCGCCGCTGCCCGAGCCTGCACTGTATATTAATGTGATTCGCTGGTGTGTCAATAATATCGGCTTTGGACCAGTAATGATCCTTTGTTTTATCCCGTTCTATATGCTGTTCCTGCATCGCTTCTCGCGCCCACTGCTACAGCAAATGCGTCAGCTCAGTAACGGTATGAGTATGGTCGCAGATGGTAATACCGCACATCGACTACCCGTATCGTCTAACGATGAACTGGGCAGATTGTCATCCCAGTTGAATCATATGCTGGATCAACTTCAGCATGCAATGAATGAGGAACGCACCGCGCTACAATCGCAAAATCATCTAATTACTAGCGTTTCCCATGATCTACGTACACCACTCACTTCAATTATTGGCTTTCTTGGTTATGTAGAAAGCGACCGGTATCGCGACGAGATTGAGCTGCGCCATTATGTGCATATCGCCTACGAGAAATCACGAACGATGCAAAAGCTGCTTGAGGATCTACTAGACTATACACGCATCACCTATCATGCCCAACCTCTGCAATGCACAAACCTGAATGTGGTACAGCTATTGGAACAATTGACTGAGGAGTGCGTGCCTATGCTGGAAGAAGCGGGGATGGAATATCATCTTACATCCTCATCCCCCGTACTCATGGTATCGGGTAACGGTGAGGAGCTAGTACGCTTATTTGAAAATGTGATCTCCAATGCGGTGCGTTATGGCAGCTCTGGACATTGGCTTGATATTCAGCTAGAACAGCGACAAGGGCAAATTATGATTCGATTCACCAATTACGGTCAGCCGATTCCGCCAGAGGCACTGCCCTATCTATTTGATCGCTTCTATCGCGCAGATGCTGCACGTTCCGGTTATAGCAACGGAAGCGGTCTTGGTCTTGCCATTGTGAAAAGTATTGTCGAGCGTCATCATGGTAGCGTGTCTGTACAAAGCCATGCTGCTGAAACCTACTTTGACATTGCATTGCCTGTCGCATCATCCTAA